In Anthonomus grandis grandis chromosome 5, icAntGran1.3, whole genome shotgun sequence, the following are encoded in one genomic region:
- the LOC126736124 gene encoding uncharacterized protein LOC126736124 has product MFRENNFDWNSHNQQIVRQGTQILEQTGQSINRAEQIAIETETIGTEVVSELESQRETLLRTRGRLEDANSQLDSARSVITKMSRNIVYNKLILILIIILEGAILISYAYIKFFKPKK; this is encoded by the coding sequence ATGTTCAGAGAAAACAATTTTGACTGGAACTCCCATAACCAACAAATAGTCCGCCAGGGAACCCAAATATTGGAACAAACTGGGCAAAGTATTAATAGAGCAGAACAGATAGCGATAGAGACAGAAACTATAGGCACAGAAGTGGTTTCCGAGCTGGAGTCCCAAAGGGAGACCCTCTTAAGAACCAGAGGTCGTCTAGAAGACGCCAATAGTCAACTGGACAGTGCCCGCTCAGTGATAACAAAAATGAGTCGCAATATAGTTTATAACAAACTGATTCTtatattgataattattttagagGGGGCGATATTGATTAGTTATgcttatattaagttttttaagccTAAAAAGTGA
- the LOC126736121 gene encoding RNA-binding protein pno1, with protein MAEININANHFEPKASKRRNDSTGDSMEVDPQGIEGKSKNRPPKSKRVKTKSFSETKDDMRKIPVPSHRYSPLKENWLKIFTPIVEHLQLQVRFNLKTRNVEIKACEETKDIANLQKAADFVKAFVYGFEVEDALALLRLDDLFVETFEIKDVKTLKGDHQSRAIGRLAGKGGRTKFTIENVTKTRIVLADSKIHILGSFQNIQLARRAICNLILGSPPSKVYGQLRSVASKVSERM; from the coding sequence ATGGCCGAAATTAACATCAACGCGAACCATTTCGAACCGAAAGCGTCCAAACGACGTAACGATTCCACGGGGGATTCGATGGAGGTGGACCCGCAAGGAATCGAAGGCAAAAGCAAAAACCGACCCCCAAAATCGAAAAGGGTAAAAACGAAATCATTCTCTGAAACCAAAGACGATATGCGTAAAATCCCGGTGCCGTCGCACAGGTATTCCCCCCTAAAAGAGAACTGGCTTAAGATTTTCACGCCAATCGTGGAGCATTTACAGCTACAAGTACGATTTAATTTGAAGACTCGAAATGTTGAAATAAAGGCTTGCGAGGAGACTAAGGATATTGCAAATTTGCAGAAAGCCGCCGATTTCGTAAAAGCTTTCGTTTATGGGTTCGAGGTAGAGGATGCCCTGGCACTATTAAGATTAGACGACCTGTTTGTGGAAACATTCGAGATTAAAGATGTAAAAACATTGAAGGGGGATCATCAGTCGAGAGCTATAGGACGGTTGGCTGGCAAGGGTGGTAGGACAAAGTTCACAAtagaaaatgttacaaaaactAGGATAGTCTTGGCAGACAGTAAAATTCACATTTTGGGAAGTTTCCAGAATATTCAGTTGGCTAGGAGGGCAATTTGCAATCTGATTTTGGGTTCACCCCCTTCAAAGGTTTATGGACAACTAAGGAGCGTTGCCTCAAAAGTCTCTGAAAGGATGTAA
- the LOC126736120 gene encoding 23 kDa integral membrane protein-like — MGCPTECFRFILFVLNLIFAIAGVGLIGGGIGIHLYFKYYKEAVPSAAKAFSNFPIIAGVGGGAIFIIALLGCCGAWKRSVCCLHTYGILLIIIFLACLASTIYTWVLVKDKKGLKIEIEKRLTNYFDKYYTSGETREIVDLIQTSFHCCGLRSPAYWGAKIPESCYPNANRKETCYETGCLGPFQDWIMKSMIFIYFEVALAALELVAGITAICVACSYHDDYMNDLSYDDDESEY; from the exons ATGGGTTGTCCGACGGAATGTTTCAGGTTCATCCTGTTcgtgttaaatttaatattcgcC ATTGCTGGAGTGGGTTTAATAGGAGGAGGTATTGGTATCCATTTATATTTCAAGTATTACAAAGAGGCGGTACCGTCAGCggcaaaagcattttccaattTCCCGATCATAGCGGGGGTGGGGGGTGGCGCCATATTTATTATCGCCTTGTTGGGATGCTGCGGAGCATGGAAGAGAAGCGTTTGTTGTCTGCACACC TACGGCATACTACTGATAATCATATTCCTGGCATGCCTGGCGTCGACCATCTACACCTGGGTGTTGGTGAAGGATAAAAAAGGGCTCAAAATCGAAATAGAGAAACGACTGACAAATTACTTCGATAAGTACTACACAAGTGGCGAGACTAGGGAGATCGTCGATCTGATTCAGACTTCT TTTCATTGTTGCGGTCTACGGTCTCCAGCTTATTGGGGGGCTAAAATACCGGAAAGTTGCTATCCGAATGCCAATCGGAAAGAGACTTGCTACGAGACTGGGTGCCTCGGGCCCTTCCAGGACTGGATTATGAAATCTAtgattttcatatattttgagGTGGCTTTAGCGGCACTAGAG ttggTAGCCGGCATCACCGCGATTTGCGTAGCATGCTCATATCATGATGATTACATGAACGACCTCTCTTACGATGACGACGAATCGGAAtattga
- the LOC126736119 gene encoding CD151 antigen-like, whose translation MCNYFNSKIWFLVTVVLLLIAGVLLLCLAVILVVNNNVLQRATPSSFKIGLPFITVVIAGVLMFVVTWFGFNGALKVNISALRLFMLVAAFLIIIEITCLAWSTISANSDGTKQHVEEHIKNIFLKNRNQTVRKRLSLKKSTNVKENDECRFADTTVIDSIQYQFSCCGTENSTYWIIKNESYIPDSCFPKRNRRLPQHEEGCYDGVRYFYILWALATSIILGIAMLLEIAGMTLAFRLWSGILNGEHEEEYYDSSSNDEDDPNGISSKRIPNISSISYTMYQM comes from the exons ATGTGTAATTACTTTAACAGTAAAATCTGGTTTTTGGTGACAGTGGTGTTATTACTG ATTGCGGGCGTATTACTCTTATGTCTGGCAGTCATTCTGGTGGTGAACAACAATGTGCTCCAAAGAGCGACCCCTTCGTCGTTCAAAATAGGGCTGCCCTTTATCACGGTTGTTATCGCGGGGGTTTTAATGTTCGTCGTCACTTGGTTCGGCTTTAATGGGGCCCTTAAGGTCAACATCTCCGCACTCAGATTG TTTATGTTAGTTGCAGCTTTCCTAATCATCATAGAAATAACTTGTCTCGCCTGGAGTACAATTTCGGCGAATAGCGACGGCACGAAGCAGCACGTGGAAGAacatataaagaatatttttttaaagaacagaAATCAGACTGTAAGGAAAAGGTTGTCTTTGAAGAAGTCGACGAATGTAAAGGAGAATGATGAGTGTCGTTTTGCAGATACTACCGTAATTGATTCGATCCAATATCAG TTTAGCTGTTGCGGCACCGAGAACTCTACATATTGGATCATCAAAAATGAAAGTTATATCCCGGATAGTTGCTTTCCAAAACGTAATAGACGACTACCCCAGCACGAAGAAGGTTGCTATGATGGCGTTCGGTATTTTTACATACTATGGGCCTTGGCAACGTCGATTATACTTGGCATCGCCATGCTTCTTGAG ATTGCAGGTATGACATTAGCGTTCAGACTATGGTCGGGGATACTGAACGGAGAACATGAAGAAGAATATTACGACTCCTCTTCTAACGATGAAGACGATCCGAATGGTATCTCATCGAAACGGATACCGAATATCTCATCAATTTCTTATACGATGTATCAAATGTAG
- the LOC126736111 gene encoding transmembrane protein 209, translating to MNISSYSPNRTLNQSLNKSTILEQSLILNRKRHKLKESLIWFSINFLILAIIIYDLTYKVQCMMYMSYYHYLEYSLTIVFTLNVVFYLARICRLYFSTYEPITVTVQQKKLLGVKDSDPNYTIISPSKTPPRSANMGTPLTQNTPLNMTALSWRSNASPGQQATPLNMTALSWRSNLSQQDNLSMNYSMSSPSWSYHKGTPNSSNIMMNAESVEAQNTKYINEQSALENIEDEDEEQEKDDEEKITLLSNRAPNSQNNLLSAFWSHPVTQKAKDISTILKMSQYQLSSQSPSEMLSGSPSNKQEDKSANSVPCLEVWTRINVDTVALTQWNENLRMWLSQTILERLVKEFDVINESLDKHNMSDCKIGMVGLDRLRKTALMTQISHFIPSLSAIIQFLELHPNQEYLVKRIRELARGGCMSEFKWNGGGHYNGKDWDQSLPTDCAVVMHLLACYLDTQMMPSPNMPDAKPFTGQYYVKVGEKTPVLTPRSVFIQEVTVKPPHYRVVVGEKIYEMVKGYNNLFHSILFFIYNVNKLEQGMLGRVNLGRAGLNMLWIVGENE from the exons ATGAATATCAGTTCATATTC CCCAAACAGAACCCTTAACCAAAGCCTAAACAAGTCCACAATACTGGAACAAAGCttgattttaaatagaaaacgcCACAAGCTAAAGGAAAGTTTAATTTGGTTCAGCATCAACTTCCTGATACTTGCCATTATCATTTATGACTT aacATACAAAGTGCAATGCATGATGTACATGTCCTACTACCATTACCTAGAATACAGTTTGACAATAGTGTTCACTCTCAATGTGGTGTTTTACTTGGCTCGGATCTGTCGGCTCTACTTTTCCACTTATGAACCCATCACAGTTACTGTGCAGCAGAAAAAGCTTTTAGGAGTGAAAGATTCAG ACCCAAATTACACCATTATAAGCCCATCAAAAACACCTCCTAGGAGTGCAAATATGGGCACCCCATTAACCCAGAACACTCCTTTAAACATGACCGCATTGAGTTGGAGATCAAATGCTTCTCCAGGACAACAGGCCACCCCTCTAAACATGACTGCTCTCAGTTGGAGATCTAACTTGTCTCAGCAAGATa ATTTGAGCATGAATTATTCAATGTCCTCACCCTCTTGGAGCTACCACAAAGGAACCCCAAACAGTTCAAACATAATGATGAACGCTGAATCAGTTGAGGCTCAGAACACTAAATATATTAATGAGCAGTCTGCTCTTGAGAATATTGAAGATGAAGATGAGGAGCAAGAAAAAGATGATGAagaaaaa atCACATTGTTATCGAACAGGGCCCCCAACAGTCAAAACAACTTGCTAAGTGCCTTTTGGAGCCACCCGGTGACCCAGAAGGCCAAAGATATATCTACCATATTAAAGATGAGTCAATACCAGTTGTCCTCGCAATCGCCCA GTGAAATGTTAAGTGGTAGCCCTTCAAATAAACAGGAGGATAAATCGGCCAATAGTGTGCCATGTTTAGAAGTCTGGACCAGGATAAACGTTGATACAGTAGCACTTACCCAGTGGAATGAAAATTTGAGAATGTGGCTCTCTCAAACCATTCTGGAACGTTTGGTTAAGGAGTTTGATGTTATTAATGAATCATTGGATAAGCATAATATGTCCGACTGTAAGATTGGTATGGTCGGTTTAGATAGGCTCAGAAAAACTGCTTTGATG ACCCAAATCAGCCATTTCATTCCCTCGCTGTCCGCCATCATCCAGTTCCTGGAACTGCACCCGAACCAGGAATATTTGGTGAAAAGGATCCGGGAACTGGCCAGGGGCGGATGCATGAGCGAATTCAAATGGAACGGGGGCGGCCACTACAACGGCAAAGATTGGGACCAGTCGTTACCCACCGACTGTGCG gtCGTGATGCATCTGTTGGCTTGTTATTTGGACACGCAAATGATGCCCTCGCCGAATATGCCCGACGCGAAACCCTTTACCGGTCAATATTACGTGAAAGTCGGCGAGAAAACGCCGGTTTTGACACCCCGTAGCGTGTTTATACAGGAGGTTACCGTTAAACCGCCCCATTACAGGGTGGTCGTCGGAGAGAAGATTTACGAGATGGTCAAA ggGTACAACAACTTGTTTCAcagcattttgttttttatttataacgtTAATAAGCTGGAACAAGGGATGCTGGGCAGGGTTAACTTGGGTAGGGCCGGACTCAACATGCTCTGGATCGTAGGCGAAAACGAGTAA